The genomic window CACAAATTCAAGATCAGTAGGCTGCAATATAATAGAAATTCATGTCAATATTACAGGCCCACTTCAGATAAATAGTAATTACATTTCAGTTCTGCAGGTAGCTTGACTAATGGGCTAAATAAGTGGTCTCACTtgcaaaagaattaaaaaaaaactCACTATTGTGGCTAGATTCACTTTAGTAAACCGCATGTCCATTCTGAAAACTGAACAAGACTGGTAATACCGCACGATAACAAACTAATTAAACGTGAGTTGGTTAAGATAAATAGTAAACTACACATGCATTCTTGAAAACAATAGAAGTAGCATTAACATATAGTAATATAATCATGGAAGAATAACTAGAATACTAATTATTGACTGATATGTGTGGTGACCTGCATGTTATTTTGCTTGGTATAGACTTCAAGTGCCATCATCAAGCTCTTGCGATCATCCTCTTCAATTTCCCTAACATACTCCTCACAAGCCTTAGCAATAGCCGCGTCAAAATCCTTGACAGTAATAGATTCTAATTCCCTAGGAGTGGTATCGTCCCAAGTCTCCAACCTTGTGTCATAACTGTATGAgataaaaaaaagaaacaaataacCAATTAATCATGAATTGAATTGTTTCGGTTCTGAAAAACTGGTGCGGATGAAAATAAAGCCgtctcaaaaaaaattaaaattagaGGACATGTTGATTAGATTTTCTTATGAAATTAAGTAGTAGCAGCCAAAAATGATAAGAGACATGATCACGTGAGTGTATATATAATATGTTGGCAGTCCAACTTGAGATTCATCATGCAAAGGATATTGTTGTGATTAGAAGATGTTTACATGTCTAATGCTATTGTTGCAGCCCAAGGAGGTAGAAGTTATCCAAATTGAAGCAGCCCGGGcagccaaaaaaaagaagaagcaaaacatGTAAACGTGTGTGCACAAGCTATGGAGGCATCTAACTTACAGGTAGAGGAATTAAACTTTCTGGGTTATGTCAATCTAGCTAGGCCATAATAATTTCTGAGTTTTACACATAAGTACATAACAGGCCTAGAACGGTTTCATTTGTGCTATATAAGAGGCCTCAAATAAAACCTTACGGACATGCATGGATGGTTTAATTCACCGGCTCCCTTAGTTGGTGAGTTGGACCTCGCAGACGGGGCAGTTATTGCAAATTAATCAAGAGATGGCAGGCCATGCTGACGCACACTGAAAATTCCTAAGTCCTTCCTTCTTTTTCCTATACTAGAAAGAAGTTACACGTCAACAAGGAGTATATATCGGAAGTCTCGTCTTCTGTTTTATGATTCGATTCAGTTCGATTGGATGTGCGATCGGCTAAGTTTACTACATGGATCCAAGAAAAGGAACAGGAAAAAAAAAACAGTTGCAGTATAAGATAAGATGGTGGATATATGCATGCATACGTACTAGTCGAAACGCTGACCATCCCAAAGTTTGACGAAATAAGACGGTAGATTGTCTTGATCGAACGGCAGATCGTCTTCGTCTAGGGAGCTCCTCCGCTGCTTATCCATATCCTTCACTCATTCACAAATCAATCGTAAACACACGCACGCGGGCGGAGGGTTTAATCCCGATCGGCCGATGACAAGAAAAACAACGGGGCAAATAAAGCGAGACTCGCCTGAGACGGTGGAGAGGTTTGAATAGAGGGGTGGGGGTTGTCGATCGTCCTCGGGGTGAGCATGCTTGAGGGAGAGCCGACGGCTGTGCCGGAAGGGGAAGAGAAAGAGGTCGGAGTTAGGGCATACGGACAACTATGCCGTCATATGCGAGGACATGTTTAGCTCTTCAACGTGGCCCATATCGGCCCAATAGTCTGCCCGCGGCCCGCCTActgcttttctttttctttactaaaacaatgctcgtgcgttgcaacgggataaatTTTTTCTAGTAGTACATTAGCTAGTGATTTATATCCCCATAatatgcgattgtgtaaataaatgtttatcaaattCTGCTGTGATTTACCTTATACTTTGATCAGAAGTGATTTGCCTGTCAATAataatgtgattgtgtaaataaatgttcatcagaTTCTGCCCGTGAATTACCttattttgattagaagtttggtaagtaattTAAAATGAAATTGGTTAAGAatgtaagtaaattaaggtgattgattatcacaTACATGCAAAATTGGCCGAGTGGGTGGTGAAAATAAAAGTGAAATGGGAGCCTTACGTTCCTTTTAAGTAGCAGAGATATCTCTTCTCGACTACCCAAAAGAAACGTAATGTTCCCTCTCCCCTCTTACGTCGTCCCACCTTTCGTCCACCTCTACATGTACGAGAACCCCCACCCCACCGATTTTCCTTCCCCTTCCACCGATTTTCCTCCCCCTTCCACCGGTTTTTCTCTCTTACTGGTTTTTTTTGTCTGGCGTAAAAACAAACCGTATCTCAAATATGGTAATAGTGGTAATCAATCAATTCACGTATGGTAAGGCCATAAACTCATAAAACTTAAATATGGCAATTATGGTAATCAATCAATTCACGTATGGTAAGGTTATAAACTTGCGGAAACCAAATAAGCAATCAATCTCTGTCATAAACTCACTGAATCTCTTatctatctctactcctaatgtctcagttggtaggtcgcgttccgggttttattttcgtcccacctcacccggtcgtttttggtacttctttggtacttcctcccacctgCCCCTCAGCCGTGAAAAACCAAGAAAAACCCCGCGATCGAGTCCCGGACACGCCCAAACTCCCGtcgttatctctactcctaatggagcagttggtagcctcgtacggtttatttcgtcccaccactttcaaccgttttattttgctggtttttttcgtccctcccccaccccaccggtttagtttcgcgtcaccctctcacacaatgaaaaaaatctgaacggatcataactttccatgctggtgcaagttatttttagtaatgtctttatgtgaaagaatcaatcacgatcaatctctaaatatcaaatctcccgcgttccgggttttattttcgtcccacctcacctggccttttttggtacttctttgttACTTCCTCCCACCTGCCCCTCGGCCGTGAAAAACCAAGAAAAACCCCGCGATCGAGTCCCGCACACGCCCAAACTCCCGtcgttatctctactcctaatggagcagttggtagcctcgtacgatttattttcgtcccaccactttcaaccgttttatttcgctggtttttttcgtccctcccccaccccaccggtttagtttcgcgtcaccctctcacacaacgaaaaaaatcttaacggatcataactttccatgctggtgcaagttatttttagtaatgtctttatgtgaaagaatcaatcacgatcaatctctaaatatcaaatctaaattaattaaccttatcttaaattgctcaatcacattaattaggaaacaaaataaccgattttaagaaaatatctactcttaatggagggtattacataccaaacataggtacgtcattagctcgctcccttcccttctcttcccttcgtccctcagtcccatgcttgtggcgctgaagtggcatcgacaggcgatggcggcgaggacagCACGTGGCAGCCCCTGAAGCACGAACACGACTGCACCTCGGGTCTGCCGTCTCCCAAGATATGGGTGAGTTCTCGTGATGCCCACCCTAAACCCTCACGTCCTACAAATTCCTCAACCTCTACCATCTCGATTTCGTCCATGCTCTGATCCAAATGACGATGCAGCTCCGGCCGATTGACAATGGAGGTTCGCCATCCTTCCTCTCAGCACCCACTCCTGGAGGAACGACACGCCATGCCGATCGAACCCGGTCGAGATCACTCACCAAGATTGCTATTCGGAAGTTTTTTGTCAAAAAGTGAAGAGCGAGCCACTTGTGCAGGTGCAGGTTTTGTTTTAAAAATCCAATTTGTTTATCCTTTTGTCGCTGAAATTGTTTACTAATTATGTTATTCGTCCCACCTCCTATgatttttttggtacctcctcccacctttgCTGGttttttttgtagatttttttcgtcccctcctcccacttcatcggtttattttcgcgtcaccctctcacacaatgaAAGAAATCTGAAAAGATCAGAACTTTTCTTTtcatactggcgcaagttatttggtaatgtagaatcaatcacgaacaatctctaaagatcaatctaaattaattaaccttaccttaaatcactcaatcacattaattagaaaacaaataattgattttcagaaaagtcgttcaatcacattaaccttaccttaactcacggatggtaatcaatctccaaacaaaggaaaaaatacattgagggagcagtaaataaactccctttcttatgacatgtatatgatcttcccttccctctccgttgTCAAGCGTTCTTAattctcgaggccgatgcttgggctgcgtcactgggtcgcgacggtgccgggggacgaggacggcgaggccgggtgccgcggcaccgcgttggccgcggccgtgaagggggcgaagaagggcggcttccctggccctgggagttggtgcggtggaagcggcacttgaaggatccggcgtgggtggccggcgcgcagacgtacttggaagcgggcccgtggcgtGCGCCGGACGGCGTCGATGCCGACCCGTGCCACCTCCTCcacgtattcttggagctgtggctgacccatttacatgaaattaatttcctcagttgtggtggcaaatataatacacataatccatattgttatgcactaacgcatgtgtgtgaaatagatggattatggtcgcgtatccaataagatggatatgtgtgtgtgttagagagagaggggagagggggagagagagtgaggaagagggagggagagagagtgtgtgtgagaatttgatggtaaaaaaggtcgccaatgtcacttgatatgtatgagtatattaatattgaactcttaaagttaatgtgaccccgttgcaacgcacgggcgttcttctagtaagGCCATAAACTCTCTCTTCAATGGTAAAAAGGCAGCACGCCATCAGCATTGCACCTTCCTCACGAGCACAAGATCGCGGAGGCGCCACAACCACCGCTATGGACCAGGACGAGAAGCAGACCGGCAGCCACGCCGTGGTGCTCGTGCACTGCTTCATCGGCGAAGGCATGATGATATGGGGGCAGGCTCAGGAAAAAATTCCCAGTAGAACTATATGCAAGTGACACCACAGATCCACGTGACGCCCACAATCAGTAAGAGAACAGGGCATCGCAGCTTGAAGACGATTAATTTTCTCCCGTGCCAATGTGTGCTTCCACCATGGCTTGCATTAACCCGGATGCCTACAGCTAGTAACACCTGCATGCTTTAACTGCTACCAATTCCCCCTGTAAATACGTTTTAATTTTGCATTTGCTGGTGCATTGCTTCGAGTTGTTTTGTGCCTGGTGTGCGAAGGCGTGAAGCGTCGTACCCTGATCGGGGTCGCGCCTGCATGTTATATAGGCAGGGGCTTATCCCTGGATATGCATACAAGTAGTTGGGAGAGATTACATCTTGAGTAGCAAGGAAGAAATAAGAGATAGAGATAAGCACATGCGGTTTAGAGAGAATCTCAACTATCTCCTAGCTACCTCCTACCGAAGTCTACGTGACACAAGTCCATCGTGACATAATGCAGAACGTgatgtttaacaccctcccttaatcacaacttggaCAAGTTGAGATTATGTTTAAACTCTTCAAAACTCCGTGTAGGTAATGCCTTGGTAAACCCATCTGCAAGCTGGTCTCTAGAATGAGCAAACCGGATTTCCAATTGTTTGTTAGCAACACGTTCTCTGACGGGCGTCCTCTAATCTTTCTCCCTATACCCATCTCACATGGGTCATCATGATGGATCGACTCTGGATCTAGACTTCTCCAAAGGAATGGCTTTTGCGGAGgaagtttttagatcttgtggGAAATGCATTCATCCCGTGGATGACACGGGCCATTTCATTATGGTCGTGTCTTTTAGCAGGCACATCTTTCGTCTTGATGATGATTCGGTGGCGGCGGCTTTGGAATCTGCAATTGGAGGATTTGCAATTGATTTGTCTGTTCAACGCATTAAAGACAAGGTATTCTCATTTATTGTCTCTTGCAAACGTGTTGGCATTCTTATTCTTCAATTGCGATCTTTTGCGTGTCCGTAATTCAAGTGTTTCTTCCATCTTTGGGGTAATGGTGGCCCTAATTGGAAACGTGAATTTCTTATTTGGAAAAAGGAATGTCATGCTGAATGGATCTTAATCAGTCCCTCTAAGAAGCGTGCTTCCCTTGGTTTGATTGCCATGCATAAACCACCCTCTAAGTCTGCTTTGTGTTCGGGTTCTGGATCTTCAAAGAAAATTTCGTTTGCTACTTTCCAACAGTATGATGTTTGCAAGGGATATAGATATCCTACCTCGCCAGGTATGGTTGATACTGTTGCTGAAGCTGGGTATTCAGTTCTTCCTCGTGAACGGGTAATTTTGCCTACGCTGTCGGTGACTAATCTCCAATGGACGGTGGCCGAGCCACCCATCACTTTTGGAACAGTTAGCATTCGTGAGATTTCTTTGGCCGGGTTTTCAGTGGCCACGTCAACCACTCTCGACGTCAATTTGCATGTACATGAAGATGAGCTGGTTGGATCAGCTCCGCTTTCGGCCCAGGTTGTTTCCCCTGCCCAATCTGTTTCTTCCGACCCGGCCGAGGCTGATTCCACACCACCGGTTGCTTCCCCGGCCCTATCAAATCTGGTCTCTCCTGATATTTCTCCATCTAATTTTGGCAACGAGGCGAATATATTGCAACGACCGGACTTATCTGGAGTTTCTGCTGATTTAAATGATCTTATTGATGACATGGTTTTTAATGTGTGAAAATGTCAGAATTATTTATCCATGGCTCATTTAACCAAAATGTGCACCAGCAAGGTTCGGTGTCTTAGATGCTTTCGGTTGGGGCACCGGGCAAAGGGCTGTTCGGATTCTACTCGTTCGCCCGCTTATAAGTGGGTCCCACGGATTAAATCGGGTGAGTCCAGCCGGTCAGCGGGTTTTTCTACGCTGGACGCCTCGATTCCCTCCATAGCTATTCCCGCTGGGTCTCTGCCCAGTCCCGTCAAGCCTGCCACCCCATCTATTCCACCTCTGCCCGCTGAGCCACCGCCCATAACGCCTCCTCCGCCTTCCTCATCACCGTCTGCATCTCCTTCCTACTGCGCCACTGCTGATCGGGGCTGCTCTCTTTCTTCGGCACCGGCAATGGCGACCTTTGCGTTGGACCCCATGGAGTTTGTCCCGCAATGCTTCGACATCATCGATGGCGGTGAGCTGCGGCTGCACCGCACCTTCTTTGCGCCTGCGGTGGCTCCAGATCGGCAGCATGAGGACTATGCCATCGCCATCGTCGAGCCAGCTCCTCTGCCTGAAGAAGTCGCCATCTTTCGGAACATGGTCAGTAATTTTGTTGTCAATGATCTGGGAAGAGCTGTTCTGGATGCACAACCTTGGATCCAAGGAGTTGGGTTATTTCATTTTCGTAGTGCTCTGTCTCGTCAAGCATTAGTTGATCATCCACCCTTCAATCTGGgcaatgatagatttgttaggtttattccgcatgaTGAGGGCATAAATTACAGAGCAACGCAGGGTTTTCGACGTGGATGGGTTATGTTGCTTGGTGTTCCTCTGGATTATAGGCGCACACAGTACCTCGCGGATGTGATTGGCACGTTTGGTAGATTTCACCATTGGCACCAAGATGATCCGATGCTTGTCCGCTCGCTGGTTTATGTGTCTTTCCCTGCGCCGACTTTAGTTCCTCGCTCTGTGACTTATAGAGAATATGCAGACTTTGGTGGTGCTAGGATCTCTTAGTATGCGCCTGTCTATATCCTCTCAGCAGATTTTGCTGACATCTTGCCAGCAGATGAGGACCCCATGCCCGTCAATGGCAACCCGCACCCCCTCCCTGGCTATTTGCAGTTTGTTAATCACAATTGGGTTATGCCAGAATTTCCTGAGCTGGGCTGGAATGATGTGCcacatcctgtcaatgagcaacaACATAATGAAGTGCATCCGGTTCAGGAAGCTGTGCAGCATGAGGAAGTTCAGGAGATTCAGTCGCAGGAGTCCATTGTCCTGCAACATTCTGATGATTCAGTTAACAATGTTGACAATCCTGCTGAGGTGGCTGTCTTCCAGCCCCCAATGGGACCACAGCAACCTCCTCTTCTGATTGGGCGCATTCTCACTATCTATGGACCGATTTTGCCACATGAGATGCAGTGGCAGCGTTCTTTTGAGCAGATGTTTCCGTTTATTTGGTCTTCGGACATTCCCCAGTTTGTTTTCAAGTATAACATTGGTGCTCTGCTTAACAAACATTCCTGGGAAGTTCTCTGCAATGCCCCAGCTTCCACTCTTAAGCTCCTGCCTGCACCTGACTCCTCGATCAGCTCTGCTCTGGATGTGCCAACAGCTCCTGTTAAAAGGCCAATTGCTCGGGCTCTCTGTTTCGATGACCTTGATGACCCAGTTTCTGAAGCGTTTGAATTCTCAGCTGTGCCTGAAGTTTCTTTGAAGCGAGCAAGAAAGCCTAAAGTCTCAAGAATTATTGTTGACACTGAGGTTCGGCGCAGTGCATGTCTGAGCTCTCTCCGTGATGGCTATCGCAAAGTAACAGGTGGAATTTCATCCAAGAAGTCTCACACTTTTAAGAAGCGCAAGACTAGCAGTTCTCAGTCTGAAGATCGTCCTTCTGTACCTCCACCAACTGCTATTGCTAAACTTCAACGCATTGGCGCTCGTCTTCGCATTGCACCAGAGAAGATCTCCACGGATAAGCTTGTTGCTGATCCTGCCAAGTCCAACAACAGTGTGGGTTCTGATGATTAGTTACTTCATGCAGGGTACTGGTCTATGGCGTACCGTAATCGCCACTTATCTTTCTTTCTTTGTTTGGAACTATGTGGTGCTTGTCTGCTTTGTGGGTCAGTGTAGGTCATTGTGCGGCCTACTTTTTATGCTTTTAATATTCGTTTGTAATGAATCAGACAAGGTTTAACGAGTGGAAAGTGCTATGTTGGAACGTTCGGGGTCTCAATTCTAAAGCGCGTCAGCTTGCGGTTAGGCAAAAGATCGATGAAAGTGGttgttctgttgtttgtcttcAGAAACTAAATGCATGCATATGGATCAACATTTCATTAGGAAGTTCTGCCCGAGGCGTTTTGATAATTTTGATTATGTTCCCTCGGCTGGTGCGTCTTCTGGGATGGTGGTTATTTGGAATTCATCCTTTTTCATAGGTTCTTTAATTGAGACAAAATCATACGGGATAGTTGTGGAGTTTAAATCCAAACATACTTCTGATACATGGTCTTTAGTATCCGTTTATGGCCCGTGTCAAGGCCCTGCCCGTGATGAATTCGTTCAGTGGTTATATAATCTTGATATTCAGTTTGGTGAGAATTGGTTGCTTTTGGGTGACTTCAACTTCATGCAATCGCTTGAGAACCGCAATCTTCCGGGTGGTGATGTTAACGATATCTTCTTGTTTAATGAAATAATTGGTCATTTGGGTCTGGTTGAACTGCCAATCAAGGGTCGTCAATATACTTGGTCGAATATGCAAAGTTCGCCGCTTCTGGAGCAGATTGATTGGTTTTTCACGTCGGTTTCTTGGACATCGGACCACCCCAACACGATGGTTTTTCCTCTTGCACGCACTGCCTCCGACCATGTTCCGTGTGTGGTCTCGATTGCCACATGTATtcccaaggcaaaggttttccgtTTTGAGAATTATTGGGTTGATTTGCCTGGTTTTGCTGACTGTGTTTCTGAGGTTTGGAATAGGCCAGTGGCTAAATCGTCAATTGCATTAACAATTTCGGCAAAGTTTAAGGCCCTCCGATATGCTCTCaagaaatggcatttaaacctaTCCACAGTCAAAGCTCTAATTGCTGATTGTAATAAagtgattttttttctggataATCTAGAGGAATTTAGGCCGTTGAGTTGGTCGGAGTTCAATTTTCGTAGAATTGTTAAATTGCAGCTTGAGGATATCTTACATTGGCAATTTATCTACTGGAAGCAGCGTTGCACGATCAAAAACATCAAAGTTGGTGaggagaattcaaaaaaaattcatgccATGGCTACGGAAAGATATCGAAGGAACACTATCTCCTCGATCAAGTCTGTGGAGGGTGATGTGGTCAACGATCACCAACAGTTGGCAGGGATGTTCTGGGCTGATTTCAATCAGCGAATGGGCCAATCAAAAGGCATTCAAATGGGATTTGATCTAGACACATTAATTACCCGGATTGATGGTCTAGAAGAGTTGTCTTTACCGTTTACGGACTCTAAGGTTGATGCGGTAATTAATAATATGCCTACTGATCGTGCTCCGGGACCAGACGGATTTACTGGACTTTTTTTAAAGAAATGTTGGT from Triticum aestivum cultivar Chinese Spring chromosome 3B, IWGSC CS RefSeq v2.1, whole genome shotgun sequence includes these protein-coding regions:
- the LOC123066981 gene encoding uncharacterized protein, with protein sequence MLTPRTIDNPHPSIQTSPPSQDMDKQRRSSLDEDDLPFDQDNLPSYFVKLWDGQRFDYYDTRLETWDDTTPRELESITVKDFDAAIAKACEEYVREIEEDDRKSLMMALEVYTKQNNMQPTDLEFVQVKERNILLDEDAKSYLHFNFLVKGLDGKQTMFFAELCLKITDEKDVLLCTPLGEDDFKLSKENEQACCKGCEDRAKGLIHPSCGSHLVGHDEIHPSCGSHLVGHDEEPDDDYM